A stretch of Oryza brachyantha chromosome 4, ObraRS2, whole genome shotgun sequence DNA encodes these proteins:
- the LOC102700233 gene encoding protein IQ-DOMAIN 32, which translates to MTRSKNGCLKILTCAGGGSDPSAGSDADADDHVDENKAISDKSRWSFRRRSTRHRVLKNSDISEPETLSSSKAKAEIAPSNIYSSTYSYASEKPLHQEKPDEKILHQEKPDEKILQQEKPDEKILQQEPDEKTLEQEKPDEKILQEDKPDEKPLHEERADEKLTEESLEQPDDEPIEKPADQIIERSVEQAAENITEVPIQEPAERITETPVVKPNDKDVEEHAEKTDESTFISSTEVHQEETTSLFDRSSADHQEDHSEAAADVIQSGIRAYTEEQELPNDKDLVKLQAVIRGHLVRRQAAESLQCLLAIVKMQGLVRARQAQQHGGKFQDTSNEKLLHNGFALKLMDSMSTSKSIHIKCDPSEPDVAWKWMERWTSMIPPHSEGHLLEDRETNELVDEKIEDTQHEEALPLDSDISFPILVPDDVEETLRPSESCALEDSACVPAINSGTEVEDVPESELIEKSNEDVEKLTDPKTENVVEQHLEVSGEDSTQIATSREPTPLPEKPESSYDDTMDTYKTEQTLETEGKRFTAKKACNPAFTAAQLKFEELTSNSTVSRSNSLDGASKSKVHTPRSQDNSSPKQNNDTSIPESSVGHDPKIVLAASECGTEISISSTLDSPDRSEADGGEIVLEIGSLEDRNHVADNAEKDTSVMHSEVNTSGGIVQPEKEEEQTDDIIIPDVAVDPVLVEQPHLGQEKPDLHDELEKSVGSYLKSPEGTPMSRTTFAESQGTPSSEVSVNTRKSKSKKPKPLVSKRSLTSPSSDSVGRSSTDNLSKDYRLGRRDSSGKVKSDLVDQEPGISNSTPLPSYMQFTESARAKASASVSPKLSPDVQDNNPRKRHSLPMTNGKQDSSPRMQRSSSQAQQNVKSNVAVPHNSSDRRWHI; encoded by the exons ATGACGAGGTCCAAGAACGGGTGTCTCAAGATCCTCActtgcgccggcggcggatccgacccctccgccggctccgacgccgacgcggacGACCACGTCGACGAG AACAAGGCCATATCAGATAAAAGCAGATGGAGCTTTCGTAGGAGGTCTACAAGGCACCGTGTTTTGAAGAACTCTGATATATCTGAACCTGAAACTCTTAGTTCGAGCAAAGCAAAAGCTGAAATTGCTCCAAGCAACATCTATTCTTCAACATACTCCTATGCCTCAGAGAAACCTCTGCATCAAGAGAAACCAGATGAGAAAATTCTGCATCAAGAGAAACCAGATGAGAAAATTTTGCAGCAAGAGAAACCAGATGAGAAAATTCTGCAGCAAGAACCTGATGAGAAAACTCTGGAGCAAGAGAAACCAGATGAGAAAATCCTGCAGGAAGATAAACCAGATGAGAAGCCTTTGCATGAAGAGAGGGCTGATGAAAAACTGACAGAAGAGTCACTTGAACAGCCAGATGACGAACCAATTGAAAAGCCAGCTGACCAGATAATTGAAAGGTCAGTTGAACAGGCAGCTGAAAATATAACTGAAGTGCCGATCCAAGAGCCAGCTGAAAGGATAACTGAAACTCCAGTTGTAAAGCCAAATGATAAGGATGTTGAGGAACACGCTGAAAAGACGGATGAAAGTACTTTTATTTCATCAACTGAGGTGCACCAGGAGGAAACCACCTCTCTTTTTGATAGAAGCTCTGCAGACCATCAGGAAGATCATTCTGAGGCTGCTGCTGATGTCATTCAGTCTGGCATCAGAGCATACACT GAAGAACAAGAACTACCAAATGATAAGGACCTTGTGAAACTGCAAGCTGTGATACGCGGGCATCTTGTTAGGAGGCAGGCTGCGGAATCATTACAATGCTTGCTTGCCATTGTTAAAATGCAAGGGCTTGTCCGGGCTCGTCAAGCACAACAACATGGAGGGAAGTTTCAG GACACTTCAAATGAGAAATTACTTCATAATGGATTTGCTCTCAAG CTCATGGACAGCATGTCGACTTCAAAATCCATTCACATAAAATGTGATCCTTCTGAACCTGATGTTGCATGGAAATGGATGGAGAGATGGACATCCATGATTCCACCACACAGTGAGGGTCATTTGCTAGAGGATAGAGAAACCAATGAGTTGGTGGATGAAAAGATAGAAGATACTCAGCATGAGGAAGCCCTTCCTTTAGATTCTGACATCTCTTTCCCAATATTAGTGCCTGATGATGTGGAAGAGACACTAAGGCCATCTGAGTCTTGTGCTCTGGAGGATTCTGCATGCGTCCCAGCTATAAACTCTGGAACGGAAGTTGAAGATGTTCCTGAATCAGAGTTGATTGAAAAGTCCAATGAAGATGTTGAAAAATTGACTGACCCGAAGACAGAGAATGTTGTGGAGCAACATTTGGAGGTATCTGGTGAAGACTCTACTCAAATAGCTACATCAAGGGAACCCACTCCTCTTCCTGAAAAACCAGAATCTTCCTATGATGATACTATGGACACATATAAAACTGAGCAGACATTGGAGACAGAAGGTAAAAGGTTTACGGCTAAAAAGGCATGCAATCCTGCGTTTACTGCTGCACAGTTAAAGTTTGAAGAGCTGACTTCCAATTCGACAGTCAGTAGGTCCAATAGTCTGGATGGGGCAAGCAAATCAAAGGTGCACACTCCCCGTTCACAAGACAATTCCTCACCCAAGCAAAATAATGACACAAGCATACCAGAGAGCTCAGTTGGGCATGATCCTAAAATTGTACTTGCTGCTTCAGAATGTGGAACTGAGATCTCAATTTCCTCTACACTTGACTCCCCAGATCGATCAGAAGCCGATGGTGGTGAGATTGTTCTGGAGATAGGATCTCTGGAAGACAGGAACCATGTTGCTGACAATGCTGAAAAAGACACCAGTGTTATGCATTCTGAAGTGAACACGTCTGGAGGAATCGTCCAGCCAGAAAAGGAGGAAGAACAAACTGATGACATCATTATCCCTGATGTTGCAGTTGATCCTGTGCTTGTTGAACAACCACATCTGGGACAAGAAAAGCCTGATTTGCATGACGAACTGGAAAAATCTGTAGGATCTTATCTGAAGTCACCTGAAGGTACTCCCATGAGCCGAACCACCTTTGCTGAATCCCAGGGAACTCCATCAAGTGAGGTCTCTGTTAACACCAGAAAGAGCAAGAGCAAAAAGCCCAAGCCTCTTGTAAGCAAGAGATCACTAACTAGTCCAAGCAGCGATTCTGTGGGACGAAGCAGCACGGATAACTTGTCAAAGGATTACAGACTTGGGAGGCGAGACAGCTCAGGCAAGGTTAAATCTGATCTTGTTGATCAAGAACCTGGCATAAGCAACAGCACTCCCTTGCCAAGTTACATGCAGTTTACAGAATCTGCAAGGGCAAAGGCATCTGCTAGTGTATCACCAAAGTTAAGCCCGGATGTGCAAGACAACAATCCGAGGAAAAGGCATTCTTTGCCCATGACTAACGGTAAGCAAGATTCATCTCCTCGCATGCAACGATCATCATCCCAAGCTCAGCAAAATGTGAAAAGCAATGTTGCTGTTCCTCACAATTCATCTG ATAGGAGATGGCATATATGA